In Lonchura striata isolate bLonStr1 chromosome 18, bLonStr1.mat, whole genome shotgun sequence, one genomic interval encodes:
- the TRMT2A gene encoding tRNA (uracil-5-)-methyltransferase homolog A produces the protein MAEEGERRDPDRDRDAAPVAEAGDGAEPDSQAGEDPAESPDVYRYIKGDLFTSEIYKVEIQNLPKYIGFNDVKKFLAKYGLNPHKIKLFGKQTFAFVTFKSEEERDKAVRVLHGALWKSRHLSVRLAKPKADPIAKKRKQEEDSEQGEAKRPAPCGEEPLSKRIADVVTPLWNVPYEAQLAQKKQECEQVLQKLTKEIGNNNRALLPWLFLQKQKFNKLCCPVEGVKASPLQTEYRNKCEFLIGIGVNQEDKTVGCRLGKYKGGTCAVVEPFDTIHIPAIAKKVVKAFQDYIRSTPYSVYSPETYEGHWKQLTVRTSRSGHIMAIAYFNPQKLSKEELAELKISLAKYFTEGMGKSSGVTSLYFVEEGQRKSPNLEDLPLEHVAGDKYIYEELLGLKFRISPHAFFQVNTQAAEVLYTAIGEWAQLSQESTVLDICCGTGTIGISLAKRVKKVIGIELCQEAVQDAKANAQINELNNIEFYCGKAEDIVPSLMNVLAPQNLITIVDPPRAGLHSKVILALRRAEHLKKLIYVSCNPRAAMNNFVDLCRAPSNRVKGASFRPMRAMAVDLFPQTRHCELLIFFERVEYANGSSAAAAPAASEITAAACGTEGVDGISPAGSEGSQAAAGHGDCSPREGPP, from the exons ATGGCGGAGGAAGGCGAGCGCCGCGACCCCGACCGCGACCGCGACGCGGCTCCTGTGGCGGAGGCTGGAGATGGGGCTGAGCCGGACAGCCAGGCCGGGGAAGACCCCGCGGAGAGCCCCGACGTATACAGATACATTAAGGGAGACTTGTTCACCTCCGAGATTTACAAAGTAGAGATACAGAACTTGCCCAAATACATTGGGTTTAACGATGTGAAAAAGTTCCTTGCCAAGTACGGGCTCAATCCTCACAAGATAAAACTCTTCGGGAAGCAGACGTTCGCCTTCGTGACGTTCAAGAGCGAGGAGGAGCGGGACAAGGCCGTGCGGGTGCTGCACGGAGCGCTCTGGAAGAGCCGCCACCTCAGCGTGCGCCTGGCCAAGCCCAAGGCCGACCCCATCGCCAAGAAGAGGAAGCAAGAGGAGGATTCGGAGCAGGGAGAGGCGAAGCGTCCGGCTCCCTGCGGAGAGGAGCCTCTGAGCAAGCGGATCGCGGATGTGGTGACCCCGCTGTGGAACGTGCCCTACGAGGCGCAGCTGGCCCAGAAGAAGCAGGAGTGCGAGCAAGTGCTGCAGAAGCTGACAAA GGAAATAGGAAATAACAACAGAGCTTTATTACCCTGGTTGTTCCTGCAGAAGCAGAAGTTTAATAAATTATGTTGCCCAGTGGAGGGAGTGAAAGCATCACCCTTGCAG ACTGAATATCGCAACAAATGTGAGTTCTTGATTGGGATTGGTGTAAATCAAGAAGACAAAACTGTGGGTTGTCGTCTTGGCAAATATAAGGGTGGTACATGTGCTGTAGTGGAGCCATTTGATACTATTCACATTCCTGCTATTGCCAAAAAAGTAGTAAAAGCTTTTCAAGACTACATAAG GTCAACTCCTTACTCGGTGTACAGCCCCGAAACCTATGAGGGGCACTGGAAACAGCTCACGGTCCGCACCAGCCGCAGTGGCCACATCATGGCAATTGCTTATTTCAATCCTCAG AAATTGAGTAAAGAAGAGCTAGCTGAATTGAAAATCTCTCTGGCAAAATACTTCACAGAAGGGATGGGAAAGAGCAGCGGTGTTACTTCCCTGTACTTTGTGGAGGAAGGACAGAG GAAATCTCCCAATCTGGAAGACTTGCCTTTGGAGCATGTGGCTGGTGATAAGTACATATATGAAGAACTCCTTGGCCTAAAATTTAGAATTTCTCCTCACGCATTTTTTCAG GTGAACACGCAAGCTGCAGAAGTGCTGTACACTGCCATTGGGGAGTGGGCACAACTGAGCCAAGAGAGCACCGTGCTGGACATCTGTTGTGGGACAGGAACCATTGGGATTTCTTTAGCAAAG AGAGTGAAGAAGGTAATTGGAATTGAGCTCTGTCAGGAAGCTGTGCAGGATGCCAAAGCAAATGCCCAGATTAATG aATTGAATAATATTGAATTTTATTGTGGGAAGGCAGAAGATATTGTTCCTTCCCTAATGAACGTTTTAGCTCCTCAGAACCTGATCACAATTGTAGATCCACCACGAGCAGGGCTGC ATTCCAAGGTAATTCTTGCCCTTAGAAGAGCTGAACATCTGAAGAAGCTCATCTATGTCTCCTGTAATCCCAGAGCTGCAATGAATAACTTTGTGGA CCTGTGCCGGGCCCCTTCCAACAGGGTGAAAGGAGCCTCCTTCCGGCCCATGAGAGCCATGGCTGTGGATCTGTTCCCTCAGACCAGGCACTGTGAGTTACTGATCTTCTTTGAGAGGGTGGAATACGCcaatggcagctctgcagcagcagcacctgctgccAGTGAgatcacagcagcagcctgtggcACCGAGGGCGTGGATGGCATCAGCCCAGCAGGCAGCGAGGGgagccaggcagctgctggacaCGGGGACTGCAGTCCAAGAGAGGGCCCACCTTAA
- the RANBP1 gene encoding ran-specific GTPase-activating protein isoform X1 encodes MADTAEAHEEHDTSTENADDSNHDPQFEPIVSLPEQEIKTLEEDEEELFKMRAKLFRFASENDLPEWKERGTGDVKLLKHKEKGTIRLLMRRDKTLKICANHYITPLMELKPNAGSDRAWVWNTHADFADECPKPELLAIRFLNAENAQKFKAKFEECRNEVGKTAKKAGTDKNDSADKVAEKLEELSVKEESKESEKKETKEKTEEKQ; translated from the exons ATGGCGGACACGGCG gaAGCACATGAGGAGCATGATACTTCTACTGAAAATGCAGATGACTCTAACCATGATCCTCAGTTTGAGCCCATAGTTTCCCTTCCagagcaagaaataaaaactctggaagaggatgaggaagaaCTCTTTAAGAT GCGAGCAAAGCTTTTCCGGTTTGCATCTGAGAATGACCTTCCAGAGTGGAAAGAACGAGGAACTGGTGATGTGAAACTCCTGAAACACAAGGAGAAGGGAACAATTCGCCTCCTCATGAGGAGGGATAAAACCCTTAAAATCTGTGCAAACCATTACA TCACACCCTTAATGGAGCTGAAGCCTAACGCTGGGAGCGACAGGGCGTGGGTCTGGAACACACATGCTGACTTTGCAGATGAATGCCCCAAGCCCGAACTTCTGGCAATCCGATTTCTAAACGCAGAGA ATGCACAGAAATTCAAGGCAAAATTTGAAGAATGCAGGAATGAAGTAGGCAAGACAGCAAAGAAAG CAGGCACAGACAAAAATGATAGTGCTGATAAAGTTGCTGAAAAACTAGAAGAGCTTTCTGTAAAGGAAGAGAGCAAAGAATCTGAGAAGAAAGAGACCAAggaaaaaactgaagaaaagcaataa
- the RANBP1 gene encoding ran-specific GTPase-activating protein isoform X2 — MRAKLFRFASENDLPEWKERGTGDVKLLKHKEKGTIRLLMRRDKTLKICANHYITPLMELKPNAGSDRAWVWNTHADFADECPKPELLAIRFLNAENAQKFKAKFEECRNEVGKTAKKAGTDKNDSADKVAEKLEELSVKEESKESEKKETKEKTEEKQ; from the exons AT GCGAGCAAAGCTTTTCCGGTTTGCATCTGAGAATGACCTTCCAGAGTGGAAAGAACGAGGAACTGGTGATGTGAAACTCCTGAAACACAAGGAGAAGGGAACAATTCGCCTCCTCATGAGGAGGGATAAAACCCTTAAAATCTGTGCAAACCATTACA TCACACCCTTAATGGAGCTGAAGCCTAACGCTGGGAGCGACAGGGCGTGGGTCTGGAACACACATGCTGACTTTGCAGATGAATGCCCCAAGCCCGAACTTCTGGCAATCCGATTTCTAAACGCAGAGA ATGCACAGAAATTCAAGGCAAAATTTGAAGAATGCAGGAATGAAGTAGGCAAGACAGCAAAGAAAG CAGGCACAGACAAAAATGATAGTGCTGATAAAGTTGCTGAAAAACTAGAAGAGCTTTCTGTAAAGGAAGAGAGCAAAGAATCTGAGAAGAAAGAGACCAAggaaaaaactgaagaaaagcaataa